One genomic segment of Gossypium arboreum isolate Shixiya-1 chromosome 3, ASM2569848v2, whole genome shotgun sequence includes these proteins:
- the LOC108468086 gene encoding LOW QUALITY PROTEIN: endoglucanase 8-like (The sequence of the model RefSeq protein was modified relative to this genomic sequence to represent the inferred CDS: substituted 1 base at 1 genomic stop codon), which translates to MAFTTTLLAWSIIDFGRNMGPELKNTVKAVKWSTDYLLKATEKPGVVYVQVGDAYSDHSCWERPEDMDTLRTVYKIDNEHPGSDVAGETTAALAAASIVFRKRDPAYSRLLLNRAIRVFNFADKHRGVYSIRLHSAVCPFYCDVNGYQDELLWGAAWLHKASRKRVYREYIVKNEVVLRAGDTINEFGWDNKHAGINVLISKEVLMGKADYFESFKQNADGFICSLLPGISHPQVQYSPGGLMFKAGGSNMQHVTSLSFLLLAYSNYLSHANKIVPCGETSASPALLKHLAKRQVDYILGDNPLGMSYMVGYGARFPRRIHHRGSSLPSVTAHPARIGCKAGTRYYLSPNPNPNILVGAVVGGPNVXDAFPDSRPYFQESEPTTYINAPLVGLLAFFSAHP; encoded by the exons ATGGCATTCACGACGACTTTATTAGCTTGGAGTATCATAGATTTCGGGAGGAACATGGGGCCGGAGTTAAAGAACACCGTTAAAGCAGTGAAATGGTCGACGGATTATCTGTTGAAAGCAACGGAAAAGCCTGGAGTGGTGTATGTACAAGTGGGAGACGCCTATTCTGATCATAGCTGCTGGGAAAGGCCAGAGGACATGGATACTTTACGTACGGTGTACAAAATCGATAATGAGCATCCTGGTTCGGACGTCGCAGGCGAAACCACCGCCGCATTGGCTGCTGCTTCCATTGTGTTCAGGAAACGAGACCCTGCATACTCGAGGTTGCTTCTCAATCGAGCCATTAGG GTGTTCAACTTTGCTGACAAGCACCGAGGTGTATATAGTATCAGGCTGCACTCTGCAGTCTGTCCTTTTTACTGCGATGTCAATGGTTACCAG GACGAGTTGCTTTGGGGAGCCGCTTGGCTGCACAAGGCCTCAAGGAAGCGCGTATATAGAGAGTACATAGTGAAAAACGAGGTTGTCTTGAGAGCTGGAGATACCATCAATGAGTTTGGTTGGGATAACAAGCATGCTGGGATTAACGTCCTCATTTCCAAG GAAGTGCTGATGGGAAAAGCTGACTATTTCGAGTCTTTCAAGCAAAATGCTGATGGCTTTATTTGTTCTTTACTGCCTGGAATTTCCCATCCCCAGGTTCAGTACTCTCCCG gtggacTGATGTTCAAAGCTGGAGGGAGTAACATGCAGCATGTAACGTCGTTGTCTTTCCTTCTTTTAGCCTATTCAAATTACCTAAGCCATGCTAACAAGATAGTTCCATGTGGTGAAACATCAGCCTCCCCTGCCCTTCTCAAACACTTGGCCAAACGCCAG GTAGACTACATTCTGGGGGATAATCCTTTAGGGATGTCCTACATGGTTGGGTATGGTGCACGATTTCCTCGGAGGATTCATCACAGGGGCAGCTCACTGCCATCGGTCACGGCCCACCCGGCTCGCATCGGTTGCAAAGCGGGGACTCGGTATTATTTAAGCCCAAACCCCAACCCCAATATACTAGTGGGAGCAGTAGTGGGTGGGCCTAATGTTTAGGATGCCTTTCCAGATTCAAGGCCTTATTTTCAAGAGTCGGAGCCCACAACCTACATCAATGCGCCACTTGTTGGTCTCCTAGCATTCTTTTCAGCCCACCCTTGA